A stretch of Miscanthus floridulus cultivar M001 chromosome 13, ASM1932011v1, whole genome shotgun sequence DNA encodes these proteins:
- the LOC136502127 gene encoding auxin-responsive protein SAUR76-like encodes MAKGGLTKLRCIIKRWHSSSRIGARAPSPGPGGEDDGGASFHGADEVPKGLHPVYVGRSRRRYLIAQELVNHPLFQTLVDRTGGGGDAGGAAGTTVVGCEVVLFEHLLWMLENTDPQPESLDELVDYYAC; translated from the coding sequence ATGGCGAAGGGCGGGCTGACCAAGCTCCGGTGCATCATCAAGAGGTGGCACTCGTCCAGCCGCATCGGCGCCCGCGCGCCGTCGCCCGGCCCCGGCggcgaggacgacggcggcgcgtcGTTCCACGGCGCGGACGAGGTGCCCAAGGGCCTGCACCCGGTGTATGTCGGCAGGTCGCGCCGCCGGTACCTCATCGCCCAGGAGCTGGTGAACCACCCGCTGTTCCAGACGCTCGTCGAccgcaccggcggcggcggcgacgccggGGGAGCAGCGGGTACCACCGTCGTCGGCTGCGAGGTCGTGCTGTTCGAGCACCTGCTGTGGATGCTGGAGAACACGGACCCGCAGCCGGAGTCCCTCGACGAGCTCGTCGACTACTACGCGTGCTGA